CATACTCAGAACACATGAAACGAAACTGTGAGACAGGCCATATACCAAATGTATTAATGTGCCTCTCCTTTATCTGTGTATCAAAGGTTTCTATCTTGCTCTTGTATGACTGTTTGTTAAGATCTAGTTCACTTCTATGCAAGATACTCTAATGATTGAATGCGTGATTGTAGGAATGAGAACTTATGTCATTCACTTCTCTAGGGTTCATGTTCTAATGATTCACTTTCTTGCCGTGTGCAGTTTTTGGTGTAGCTTTTGCCCCTCTCACAAAGAGTTTTCATGTCTGATCTTGACGTTCAGATCCCAACTGCCTTTGGTACGCCTGTTGTTTTCTTACCTACaattattgttgaatttgcttgcAGTGTTTGTGAATATGTCACTCATATTATTTTGCTGCTACGTACAGATCCCTTTGCTGAGGCGAATGCTGGGGACGCTGGTGCAGCGGCAGGAACAAAAGACTACGTTCATGTACGCATCCAGCAGCGTAATGGCCGCAAGAGTCTGACCACTGTCCAGGGTCTGAAGAAGGAATTCAGCTACAGTAAGATCCTCAAAGATCTGAAGAAAGAGTTCTGCTGCAATGGTACTGTTGTCCAGGACTCAGAGCTTGGTCAGGTGTGTTGAAACTACCAAACTTTTATTCCCTTGTCATATTTGTTTTGTAAATTTTACAAGCTAGTTATCTTGATCAATGCTCTTATTCTGCAATATAGGTCATTCAACTTCAGGGTGACCAGAGGAAGAACGTCTCAAATTTCCTCGTCCAGGTAAACACCATTCTTCTGACCTTAATGTTCAGAAGTACAATCTGCCAATCTCTATTAGCAAACATGGATGAATATGTCTAACATGTGTCTTCATTTGTCCACGCAGGCCGGCATTGTGAAAAAGGAGCACATCAAGATTCATGGTTTCTGAGCAACTGCCAGCTCCATATCGAAGCTTGCATGCGAAGCAGCTATATATTTGCAGTGGAGTATATTTGGTCGTGTGCTAGCAATAGCAGGCGTTACGCTTGCACGCTCTTAGTATACACAACAAAACCTAGCCCAGCCATCTCTCTGCGTGTATGCTTATCACCGTTGTGTCCAAACTTGTACGAAGCACCATCGTCAGATGGCTTGTTTCCTTCTCCCGTCAGGGTTCAATAAAAGATGCTTTCTGAAGAGTGATATCCTGCGTCTCATCCATTTTCGTTAAGCTAACATTAGTTTCCTTACACTGTATTCTTTGCTTTGGGCTGTTGCGATCACTCTTGAGTTGCTCATCTGGTTGTCTTCTACGGGTCTTGAATGACAATTATGATTGTTTTCTTTGGCTTATGTCCATTTGCGCTGGGGTTCTAAACGATGATTTGAAGTGATTGTTTTTAGTGATCTTATTCAACATTGCACTTTGTAAGAAGAACTGGATTCGCTACATGCCTACATCTAGTCCAGAGGCTGAATTAACCTTCCTGTTTGGCGTGCACCGAATATTATTATTGGCCCAGGTGCACTTGGGTTCTTCAAAGGATATCTCCCAAGCTACTCTGTATTGGCAAGGAGGCACGTAATGGAACATGGTATCTGTAAATAGTTTGGTCATCAAGATGAATACCTTTATCATGCTTTGCTACAGTGCGTGCCTGCTAAACAATTATGGGCAGCGACCATGGATCACTTGGGTTTCCCAATCCTGAGATTACACCCAGCGACGTAGATGCAGGATTTGTTGTTGCCTTGCTGGGATCTTTTTTGAAGGCAGATCAAGTGGCAATAGCTATCAGTCTTATGGTGAGTGCATATGGACTAGTCGGAAGAAATATTGTTCATCGGGAGGAACAATACAAACCTGAGGAGCAACTCGCTTTGCTGGAAATGCCGCCGGTTCAAGCAGCAACTTCGAAGCCCGAGTGCAGATTGACCAGACAGCCGGTGGGCTGGTGTTGGTCAACAGGGACGGTGGCGGACCTAAGATTTTTATTAATTCTAGACACACTGTAAGCCTAGTCAAATTTTCATAAAATTATAGTTAAAAGATTCATTAAATTTTCATCAACATAAGTTACGCCGTTAGCCGAAAGCCAGGACGCGTCCCTACTCCCTGAGCTTAGGGATGGTTTGGGTCCGTCGGTGAACACGGACGGGTCACTTAACTGTAGGCTCGTGAAGCCAGGTTAGGTCATGTCATACGTAATGACCCAGTAGCTTTCATGGAGACGGGCTGTCGGCACTATTCTTTTATTGTCGACCCGCTCATGAGTAAGATTCTCGCAAGTAGAGAAGGTCTTGAAGCTGCGGCTAGACTAGGGATCAAAAGGATTATTTTCCTAACTGATTGTAGCAATATGGCGAACATATGGCAGGATGCAAAACAAGTTGGCATTGAAGGTGTCTAATGGAACCCTTAAATCTGTATACAATCGTTTTTTTACGGATTTAAGGGTTCAAATGCCATTTAGTGGaacccctaaacccctaaatCTGTAAAAAAAATTAAGGGTCGAGGTCCCAACCCGTGCTCCGACCTGTACATTTAAGGGTTGGAGGGGCCAACCCCTACCACAACCTGTACAAATAACCGTTTTTTACGGGTTTAAGGGTTCCACTAAATGCCTCCTGTTTTTCACACCCCCAACCCCTCCAATTTTGCCAATTCTCGACCCTTATAGCTATAAGGGTTTAAGGGTTCCATTAGACATGCTCTCATATTGTGAGTGAAATGAAGGAGCTCTGTGTAAATGGAGGCCGAGTTTATTTTGATCAGTCGTGATGCAAATAATGTGACACAAAGGATGGCAAATGGATGTCAAAGAAGATTTAAGCGTTTTATATTATGTAATACCTGAAGTCTTGGCTGATGTAATTTTGTTTGAATGTAACCACTATGCTGTTTAACAAAGCAGTGGATTACGATTAAAAATAACACGTAACAGTCATGTGGTCATGTGAATACTGTAGACTCAAACTCATTGGCAATTGACTGTTCAGGTTAATTAGTGTTTGGTACGGTTTAGCTTTATTCCTCTCACTTATGATTTTCAAAAATTGATTCGACGGCATCTCTACAGGTATCTCTTGTACTATCATTCTGCTGTAACCAGGAACGCTGATCCTGCTGCAAGTGGTCAACAACACTACAACAGTGGGATGCAAGTAGTCAACAACAGTAGGATTGTCATGCAGATATGCCAATGCAGAGCTTATCGTTCTGCTGTCAGTGTCGGATGCAAGGTGTAGCCGTCCACTAAACATGGCTCCATGTGCTTCTGCCCCCGATTTAGGGCGAGATTTGTTTGATTAAGATACAATACAACCATATCGCTGTGCTTGTCAAATCGGTTCTCTCCTCGCAAGCCATCTACCCTCTTACAACCCTCAAGGTGCCCGTGGAGCCCCTACAAGCTATCATTAAGCTAATTCGAAGTTTCTTTTGGGCGGGCAATGAAAATGCTACCGGTGGAAAGTGCAAAGTAAATTGGACCGCGGTTTACCGTCCTACCTACCTTGACGGATTGGGTATCCTTAACATGGATAAATTTGCGAGAGCTTTACGCCTATGTTGGCTATGGCTTGCTTGGACTTCACCGTATAAGTCTTGGGTTGGAATAGAGAACCCTTGCAACAAGGAGGACTTGGAGATTTTTTGTTCGTTGACCAAAGTCACCATTGGTGATGGAAATAAGGCTAGCTTTTGGGACGATCCTTGGGCCGATGGCCTATGCCCGAAGTGCATTGCGCCTTCCATCTATGCTATCTCTAAGAGAAAAACTTGGTACGTCCGGAAGTCAATCAACAATGATGCTTGGATCCTACATCTTGACATTTTCGCGGGCCTCTCGGTCCAAAACCTCCAAGAATTTACCTTGCTTTGGCAACATAACTCGCAAATCGCTCTCCAAGACGATGTGCCGGACTCTATTGTTTGGAAGCTCACCGCGAACGGGGCATACTCTTGCTTGTCGGCGTACAAGGCGCAATTCGCCGGAACCATCCGCTCTTCCATGGAGATGGTCGTTTGGAAGGCTTGCGCTCCCCCAAAATGCAAGCTTTTCTCTTGGCTTATCATACAAAACCGGGTTTGGACGGCAGACCGCCTTGAGAGACGCGGGTGGCCTAATGGGAGGATTTACCCCCTTTGTCGTTGCCATGACGAGCCAGCGGCCCATATTCTATTCAAATGCCGCCTCTACATTCGTATTTGGACTatgtgacgtgggcactacccttcgggtaacccacattaccctatcctgtattgattaattggaggcccatgaagacacttgaaggcgagatgggccactaggacggcgcaccagaaggttccttgacgggcaagacaaggaagcgatcgaacaaggaaagatcggatctaaaactactgtaaacctagtcgtactcggtgagacctcttgagacctagcctcatatataaaggccaggagagggactgccgagggacacgatcaatcttagcaatcttagccagaaaaagcttagagctaggtcaccttagcaatagccatctcgacgagatctcagccaaactattcggcaccccattgtaacccattgtcatcataatcaagaacagacaggcaggacgtaagggttttacctcatcgagggccccgaacctgggtaaatcgctctccccgcttgtctgtgaaccgatgtctcgtgtcagcttgcaggattccatcaaccctaagcccctatcggagggcattggcgaggagtaccctcgacaattggcgccgtctgtgggaaacctgtcggcacaagatcggacatcggctgaacccgacatgtcatcggcagcttcatcaacaccgtcatcgcctcgtttgggaagcccgattcgtttcggtTCCTACTAGTTCACCCCACATAGCGATtcgtctcgctcgactttctccggtctacaaggcaacatggagatggccttcgggagcgtccactacaacgtcaactcagaaggaattcttcggctgctggaatctcccatctccaggtcgacgagtccaagcgcatcgtcatcactcgacctttcggctggcctgacaagcccgtcgagtccATCCGCAccttcgactccccgttcggTGTCCTCCATGTCAGTCGGATCCGATAACCCCGCGACCTCGgagttaacctcgtactactgcatgaactgcgacaccaggcacggactagggtcgagcgacacgccgttcatctgcaatgcctacTATTCATCAGGAGAGGACAACATCGACAGCATCAcccaaggagacacccgaagagtggcgcccctccaagtttacgtcgctaacaggggagacggagatcgcaccccccgttccagcagacgagctagttttgagaacagcgccagcaacaacaacagcgaccacaccatcacagaggaggagtgggcagcagccaaggcagccgtgcttaacgacacaccacttccggcgggaaccacggttggcactctcaatgcttaccgctccatattggagaaaaatcgtgagcgcctatctaaggagcaagccaccctcgagagacgcctatctgtggcagaccgatccagcgaacgacgaaggggctcgcagggaagtgcctctcgaagtacccacggaggaggcaaggatcgatcaaggatgtccaggctttcggaagatgatgcaagggagataacgtcaaacctgaccaagtcctttatgactacggacaccgcgggcatgccacggccaaaaaccgttgcaggagcaacagccaaccttgcagcatacctcattaaccagcgtcccgaaggatccatggcacAGGCTCACCGTGGTGCCTTAGAAAGCCTCGCGATATTAGGAGATAATCTAGTTCCACGGAAGGAGAAGACCACCTTGCAGGCCAGCGGCCCAAAGCACCGCGCAAGAGACGCTCGAgatgaaattactcagagtagaatcgacaaagcaaggcgacgacgcgccaccAGAGAGGAATTCGatagcgattcttcggatgagacccaggagaacgacggcgagcttaggggagccgattgtttaagctacaaaattcgggaggcgatgccacctaagaagttcaaacccacccctaccgacgccgccaagtacgatgggcagcaggagccgagatcctggatagaggactatctacagacagtaattctgcaaaaagggaaccagatagcagcaaggcAGTGCctacagctttacctaaaggactcagcgcgagcctggctcagaggtctgccaaagggttccatcaagtcatgggacgacctagtagaagccttcgtcgccaactttcaagcaacctacaaaaggcccgtcgggatcgaggagttacggcattgtcagcaaaagcagaaggagtcgatgcgcgcatacatcgggagattcactaaACTCTTGaacgctgcggaagacgtatccgtcgatagagcaatcgacgcctttagtgatggcatccgacgtgaaagctatatagaagaacttgggcgcaagaagccaaaaaccataaccaagttaatggaaatcgccaacagttgggccgatggcgaagacaacgttcgaaagccacgacagcgcagcgacgatgaagaggatgaccagccgaagcatgattcgggtggtcgaagggatcgcaacaagagaaggaagaaccgcagctacgatgacaataacctggtggccgcaggctactctgattagcaggatgatcggtacgatgacaggcgagatgatcgacaggacggtaatcgtaacaactctgggaaccatgGCAACtttaaaccacgacaacagagaactcccgaactaccctacgctgagcagatcaacgcccctgctacctgcattcgtataccgattccaaggatggtaaaataaaatctagccacctgctcagagaCTGTCGGgagttcatcgatatgcataaactcatccagcaggcaggccagcaacagctcccaccgccaccaccaccacccccaccacaACATCAGGTCctgcaagctcaacctcatcaacccaacgaggcatttccaccaccacgtgggcagatgagtatgatccacaggacaggcgtttcaaggagggaaatgaagaagctcacccgagaaatcaacctagcAGAAAGCGTCAtagcgaacatccctgagtatgttgagtggtcgtctcagaacatcacgttcagccgagcggatcatccgatgactataccaaaaccaggacatgccgccctagtggtcgaagcacagataggagggttcaagatgagcaaagtcttcatggacggaggaagtggactcaacctgatattccttgacacgattcaaagtatggggatcactatGAGAATGTTAGAAGAATCAGACAACCAGTATACATGCGTATAACGGGCaactaagatttgctccttcaaaaatttgccaacgacacggtaaaagtacatattcatgtatttgCCAACTAACAAGTTTCGGcttaacaatcctaacacttggatggaTTAGCCAATACAAttcattttacaaaaaaaaaactttacaCTCTAacgtcacccttgcggagtttccctttACTCAGGTACCTTCGactcctcctcaagcctgtcgacaattatgttgGCAGGCAATAATACCCTCGGGTACAGTTCTTCAAAATCGCCTGTTGCGTTGGCAATAGATAGCAAACAGGCTGAGGGATaacgagcaagcacaagggcaagtgtacacttggcccctgcaaaaacttgagctcTCACCAAGTCCTGAATCTTCTTGGCATTCCCAAATTCGGACATCAGAGTTAAAAGCGTAGGGGGAATTGCATtcaaaggaaacatcgtcttccaaaccaccctcatagctttgtaacacttgtcaaagaattggtggacttgttggacccgatcctgaaatttcgcaatagccgaagccttcgagtgttctcgccagaaaatctcttcggatgaggaaagctgggttaaagcatgcactcgctcgtgtatccgcttgttctcttccgcacgattcaaagctatgactggcaaaggaATCAATAAAGAGTCAGACAAGGCGTTGCTAACAAAAGGGCAAAGGagtcaggaaacttacagttcaaactttcggtagctttatgcagctcagtaagagtgtatcgttccacgtcggctgcaatctcgctctttttattgacaatagcagccaaggcataagtgctgcgcaggtcctttttcatctgcgtaatccgatccttcatacgctggatccgatcactttcaggaagggcacccgaagagtcatcaacaaacgagggcactgggaagacctgcagggAACATCGTTACAAAaggatgatggatatggtacagctgagcatccgaagtaactcccatcgggagaagtacaagaagaaatattataacaaaagtgtgctaacaacattgctagcacggagtttattacaagcataagttttgcGGCAGAATAATGTTTCATATCAGTTCAAGCATAAAGTTTGCTACAAGAATcaagggcttgggtctgagtcgataaactaggtCCAATCGAcaatttccttgatgaaaccagttcaaggagctggcgggAACAAGTGAGGGCGGACGCTTTAAAGGCGCTTAAatcaacaagctgcccgtcttgctctttcggcagctccttggtcattccttcgatgtcacccttaaaaccataacccatcataagctggaaggcaaggacggcaccataagtgcgcgatgtacgcttgaatacctcgataacctccttggtgtcaaccgcgaaggcatcgaccagctgccccagggtcttctcctgcttgatcttggggaaaatcatcgagtgcatccgcgccaggacacccttcccctttacaaggagctcccgcgtaagctggtgagaggcaagaatcatcgacatagcatttgccggagagttgtttggaactttgtccagggcatcagcagggatattcgccgcttctgcaggaaaaagaaagaaaaaagtacATTGGCAAAAGGATCGAATCCATAAGTACATCAATCGACAGAGGTGTATAAAAAATTACCAAGCAAGTCcaaagaagactgacgaaggacttcatccttttcgattgcccgagcttcagccaccagcctggatgcttcctcctccttcaactTTTCTTTTAGCTTGCCCAGTTCCACCTTCAGAGAGTCAACCTCTCGACAAGCctcagcagctatcttgactgcgccatccaatttcaaggaggaagatttgacttcttcttgtagccgagccttgtcagcttccagagaagtgaattgggaggcgaaggcctccaaagaggaaataacGCCTCGCAAGTCCTTAAGAAAGAAGGATATTTTACCACGAATTGTCAAGCAAAGCACGTTCCAAGAGATTGGCATCACAGTTAGAaaaagacttacagaaggaggagtcgcggtggcagcagttggagagacgtctttccctttggaaagggaagaagcagtcgatgcttgagccataggggcagccttaggagccgaagcttcggaagccactacGACCGGCGAAGCAACATCAGATTTAGCTTTTTTAGACGGAGGCTCGATAATGCCCTCGTCGCTGCAAAggtgaaaggaagacaatgaagaataagAAAAATAAAGGGGCAAATTATAACTTCAGAAAAgaaactacttacatgtcgaagagatcatcttcatcggcaaaaccgccggtcgatctcttcacaggtgaagccctggcctcctcagcagctgcatcaacaaaggtatcatgatcagcgtcgtcaTTACGCATTGATCCATCTGCGACACCAGCGtcatcggctgaggaaggaaggtCGGTGTGGGCAACTTCAAAATCTATCAGACCATTATATTTGTCCTCTGGGCCTGTgtgctcgacagtgtgaaaatctacggggattgaggatcctctcccctcagaagtatcatccggcgaatcatgcatattttcagaaactatggggatctgtcaaAGAAAATAACAAGTAAGAACAATGGAAACCATGGCAGCCAAGAAAAAGCAGCATAATGAGGAcgcgaagaaagaaaaaaatacctTTGATGGTGGATGGTCAGTGTCAAGGGGAGTATAAGAAGAAAccagcggaatcgaatcttcctgagtaaaggaagtaagacgacggacttcatcaagtaATTCCTTTTCCGACAggtcggcagcattaatcctgatctcgtcctttggacctgagtacaaccacatcgggtgaactctggccatggctGGTTGCACTCGACGTTTCAAGaatacc
This region of Lolium perenne isolate Kyuss_39 chromosome 2, Kyuss_2.0, whole genome shotgun sequence genomic DNA includes:
- the LOC127333269 gene encoding protein translation factor SUI1 homolog, translated to MSDLDVQIPTAFDPFAEANAGDAGAAAGTKDYVHVRIQQRNGRKSLTTVQGLKKEFSYSKILKDLKKEFCCNGTVVQDSELGQVIQLQGDQRKNVSNFLVQAGIVKKEHIKIHGF